From the genome of Streptacidiphilus sp. PB12-B1b:
CACCGGGTCGCGGCGGCCGACGCCGAGGGCGTGCAGGGCGGCGGCCCGGGCCCGCACCGATCGGTCGAGCTCGCGCAGGGTGAACGGCTGCCAGGCGGCACGGCCGTCCACCGGGGTGTCGAAGGTCAGCAGAGGCTCGTCGAGGCCGATCCCCAGGGCGATTCTGCTGGTCAGCACGTTGCCGGCGCCGACCTTCGGATCGTCCGCCAGGAGCGCTCGGATACTGCGGATGCTCACGGTGCTGGTCCTCTCATGGCGCTGGCCATACCGGTGTGATGAGTGGGCGTGCGGATGAGTGGGCGTGCCGGGGTGAACGGGGTGCCGGTCCGGCGGGTGCGGGGCGCGTCCGGTCAGGACGGCGTCAGCAGCAGGGCGACGGCGTGGTCGCTGTCGCCCGGCAGGGCCTGTTCGGCGGCGATGACGAGCACCTGGTCGGCGTCGCCGTCCGCCAGCAGCAGCGCCGCCAGCTCCAGGGCGTCGGCGGGGACGCCGTCCGGGCCCGGCGGGGTGGTCGGGCTGGTGGCCACGACCGGCCCGGTGAGCTCCCAGCGGGCCGCGATGTGGCCGAGGACCGCGTTCGGGTTGGACTGGAAGAACAGCAGCGGCGGCACCCGCCGCTGCGAGGCGGCGGCCGCGTCGATCGCCGCGGCCGTGGCCCGGTCGCCGCTGCAACTGGCCAGCAGCAGCGCGGTGCGGGTCGGCCCCGGCCCCGGCGGCGGCCCGTACCGCGCCCGCAGGCAGCGTTCGGCGGCCTCGGCCACCAACGGGTTGAAGGAGGAGGCGGTGAAGCCGGCCAGGGGCGGCAGCCGGTCGTCGTCCGACTCGGGCCAACGCGCCCGCGCCAGCACAGTCAGCGGCTGAGAACCCATCAGGCCGCCACCAGGAGTGCGGTGTTGGCGCCGCCGAAGGCGGAGTTCAGGCTGAGCGCGTAGCGCGGGCGGCCGGTGCGCGGCTGGTCCAGCACGAGATCGAGGCGGCAGTCCTCGTCCGGTCCGGCCCAGCCGGCGTTCACCGGAAGCGTCCCCTCGCGCAACGCGGCGATGGTGACCGCGAGTTCGAGCAGGGCGGAGGCCTCCAGCGCATGCCCGTGCACGCCCTTGGTGGAGCTGACCGGCAGCCGCCCGGTGAACTCGCCGAACACCAGCCGTAGTGCGTTCGCCTCGGCCTGGTCCGCCAGCGGCGACCCCGTGGCGTTGGCGTTGACATAGCCCACCTCCTCCGGTGCGATGCCCGCGCGGGCGAGCGCGGCGGCGACGGCGCGGGCCAGCCCCCCGCCGTCCGGTGCCGGACGGCAGACGTGGTGGGCGTCGCCCGACCTGCCCCAGCCGGCGATCCGCGCCAGCGCCGGGACGCTGCGCCGCGCGGCGTCGTCCGAGCGTTCCAGCACCACGGCCGCGGCGGCGTCGCCGAGCAGGGTGCCGCTGCGCCCGGCGCTGAACGGGCGGACCTCGCCGTCCCGGGAGAGCGCGCGTCCGGCGTCGAACGCGGCGAACACCCCCGGCTGCACCAGGTGTCCGGCCGCGACCACCACCCGCCGGTGCGGTCCGGCGCAGACCATGGCGGCCGCGTCGGCCACCGCCGTCCCCGCCGCGACGCAGGCCCCGGTGTACACCCGGGTGACCCCGGGAAACCCCCACCGCCGCCGCGCGCCGTCGGCGACCCGGGCGACTGCCTCGGCGGTGCCCAGGTCACTGTGCAGGGCCAGCAGCAGCGGGGTGCCCGCGCCGTCCGTGCCGGACTGGCGGCAGGCGTCGCCGACGACGGTGAGCACGGCCTGCGCGAGCGGCGGGGCGTCCGGCAGCAGCGCCGCCCGGCCGGTGCGCCGCGCGGAGACGTCGAACCGGGTCACCGCGCCGAACGCGGGCTTGCCGTGCACGGTGGCCTCGGCCAGCGGCGCCAGGCCGCGACCGCAGGCCGAGAGCACGCCGAGGCCGGTGACCACGGGCCGGGCCGGAGGTGTGGAGTCGCCGGTCATGACTGCGCGGCCCCGGCCGCCTCGACGGCCACGCGCAGCAGGCCGGTTGCGTCGTCGACGCTGCGGACCGCGTCCAGGCGTTCGTCGTCCAGGTCCAGCTCGATGCCGTAGGCCTGCTCGAACTCAGCTATCAGCCAGGTGAGTTCGAGCGAGCCCAGGCTCTCGTGCACGGATTCGGGGGCGCGGTCGCCGTAGCGGGCGAGCATGGCCACGACCGTGGAGCGGTCGGGCAGCGGCGGTCTGATCACACCGCGCTGCCGGCGGGCGCGGGGGAGGCAGCGGGCGCGGGGGAGGCGCCGCCGGCCGCGGCGATGCGGGCGGCCACGTCGGCGGTGAACTCGTCCAGGGTCATCAGCGCGGTGGACTCCATCTCGTCGAGGTCGAACTTCACCCCGTACTCGTCCTCGACCTGGACCGACAGGTCGGCCAGGGCGAGCGACTCCAGGTCCAGCCCGGCCGGGCCGAGGTCGGTGTCGCCGGTGACCTCGGAGACGTCGTAGTTCATCTCGGCCAGCGTCGCAAGGACGAAGGTGCGGATCCGGTCCTGCATGGCAGCTCCTCGGGCGTTCGGGGGAAGGACGGATGGTGCGCCGTGAACGGGTTGCCGTCAGCGGGCGGCAGGTGCGGGGTGCGCCGCGGCGGCGGCGTGGAGCGCGGTTGCGTCGCGCAGCAGCTTGCCGGTGGCGGTGCGCGGCAGCGCGGGCAGGAAGGCGGTGCTGCGGGGGCGTTTGTACGCGGCCAGGCGCTCCCCGATCCGCTCCAGGACGTCCGCCTCGGTACCGGCGTCCTGCGCCTCGGTGCAGAGGAACGCCTCGATGGCGCCGTCGGCGAAGAGCACCACCGCCTCGCGGACGCCGGGCAGGGCGGCCAGGGTCTGCTCGACCTCGGTGAGGTCCACCTTGAGGCCGCCGACGGAGACCTGCGAGTCGCGCCGTCCGAGCACGGTGACCAGCCCGGTGACCTGGTCCACCCGCCCGGCGTCCCTGGTGTGCAGCCAGCCGTCGGACCAGCGGTCCGGCGCGGTGTCGCCCAGGTACGGCGAGGCGGCGACCCGGATGTGCAGCTCGCCGTCGCGCTCGCGCAGCTCCATGCCGTGCACCGGCTCCACCGACGGGTGGTGACGTCCGCTCAGATCGGTTGCGATGACGCCGAGTTCGGTCATCCCGTACATGGTGCCCAGCGGGACCCCGTACCGCTGGGCGAAGGCGGGCGGGACGTCCGGGCGCAGCAGTTCGCCGGCCACCACCATCCGCCGCAACTGCGGTAGCGGGGGCGGCGCTTGGACGCCGGCCAGCAGCTCGGCGTGGAACGGCACGCCGATCACCGTGGTCGGACGGTCGTCCGCCGCCACGGCGGCCAGGATGCCGGCCGCCGTCATCCGCTCGGGCACGGTCAGCGGGGCCTGCGTGTGCAGGCTGTGGAGCAGCCCGCCGACCAGCCCGAGCACGTGCACGGTGGAGGAGAGCAGCACCACCCGCTCGCCCGCCGCCGGGAACTCCGGCAGCCGCCGGTAGCAGTCGAGTTCGCGCAGCAGGTCGGCCGCGGTCCGGCCGATCACCTTGGACGGTCCGGTGGAACCCGAACTCAGCTGGACCACGGCGTGCGGGGTCGCCGCCGGGCGGCCGTCCGGCAGCGGGACGACGACCGGCTGCGCCTCGCTGAAGCCGCGCAGCGAGCCCGGGCCGGTGCGGTCGGCCCGTACCAGCACCTGCGGCGCCAGCCGGGCCAGCGCCGCCTGCACCTCGTGCTCGGTCAACCGGTAGTCCAGCAAGGCCACTTGGGCGCCCAGCTGCCAACCGGCGAGCAGTGCGGCCACATAGCCCAGGGAGGGCGGCAGCCGCAGCGCGACCGTGCCCCCGGCGGTGAGGCCGGCGGCGGCGAGCCGCTCGTGCTGCTCGCCCACCAGTGCCCGGAGGGTACTGCGGTCGATCGTGGTCCCGAACCGGAGGCACTCGTCCTGGTCCGGGCCTGCCAGCAGGAGAAGTTCCACCCAGTTCCGCGGGGCCTCCGCGGTGTCGGGAAAGGGAAAACCGGTCAACGCCACTCCACGCATCAAGGAGCAAATCATGGACGTCGGTTCACAAGGAAAGCGGTCAATTCCGCATGCAGACCCTGGCACAGACGAATCGTCAAATCAAGGTCTATACCAATGTGTCCATACCTTCTACGCTGCCAATCCAGGACTGGCCTGAGCGCGGACGTCTCCAGCTGTGACGCTCGACCGGATACCAAGAATAGGACATGTATATGTCAAAAGCGCAGCCGTCATTTCCGGGCTGGGACTGGGACGACCCGGACGGCCTCTCCGTGCACCTCGACGACTTCAGTGCGGATGTCGCCACCTGCGACAAACTCGAACCGGTCGGCGCCCTTCCGGCAAACCGCCGGGAGTTCCTCGAACTCGGCCTGACCGGGCTGGAGTTCGCCGCCTTCAAAACCGCCCACAGTCAGGGCCTGGGCACCGATCTGGCGCCGCTGCGCAGCCCGGAGCTGACCAGCGAGCCCGGTCGGCTCTACCGCGTCGACGGCGAGCGCAGCTTCACCCAGCTCGACATCTCCGAACCGCTGCCCTTCGCCGACGCCAGCGTCGACTGGGTCTACGCCGAACACCTCATCGAGCACGTGACCATGCCGGTCGCCGTGGGCTGGCTGCGCGAGGTCCGCCGGGTGCTGCGGCCCGGCGGCGTGCTCCGGCTGACCACCCCCGACCTCGCCCGCTACCTCAACGGCTACGCCTCCGACGACGGCTTCCTGGCCCGGCACCGGCGGCGGCTCGGCATGCTCGGCTTCGGGCCGCCGATGCCGCAGCGCAAGGCGTTCCTGGTCAACCAGATCTTCCGCTACTACGGCCACCAGTGGATCTACGACCTGGACGAGCTGCGGCACGTGCTGGTGCGCGCCGGGTTCGCGGCCGAGGACGTCCGCCACTGCGGCTACCGCACCGGCCTCCGCGCGGACGTCGCCGACCTGGACACCCCGTTCCGCACCGACGAGACCGTCTACGTCGAGGCCGACCGCTGACACCCGCCCACGCGCGCACGGGCCGGCCCCCTCCCCGAACCCGGGGAGGAGGCCGGCCCGTCGCGGTGGGTGCCGCCGTCAGCGCACCCGGTCGGCGAACAGCCGGGCCGACCAGCCCACCGCCAGCACCGTCAAGGCCACCACGATGACCAGGCTCTCCCACACGGCCGGCGCCCCGCCGTTGCCGGAGAACAGCGCCCGCATGCCCTGGACCGCCCAGTAGAAGGGGTTCCAGCGCGCCACCGACTGCAGCCAGTGCGGCGCCAGCGCCAACGGCAGCAGCACGCCCGACAGCAGCGCGATGGGCTGCGCCACGGTGTTGACCACCGGCGCCAGCGCCGAGTCGCTGCGCACCAGCAGCGCGATGCCGTACGAGACGGAGGAGGTCATCAGTGCCAGCAGGCCGAGCAGCAGGTACGCCAGCAGCAGGTTGACCGGTTGCACCCGCAGCCCGAACGGCAGCGCCAGCACGGTGATGATGACCGCCTGCACCAGCAGCGCCACCACCTCCCGCAGGGCCCGTCCGAGCAGCAGCGCCAACCGGCTCACCGGCGTCACCCGGGAGCGTTCGATGATGCCCGCACGCAACTCGCCGAGCAGGCTGAAACCGGTGAACAGGCCGCCGAAGATGACCAGCACGGCCAACAGGCCCGGCACGTAGATCTGGTAGGTCTCCGCGTAGGTGGTCGCGCCCATCGGGGCGAGCACCGTCTTCAGCAGCGGTGCGAAGAGCAGCAGGTAGAAGATGGGCTGGATGACCCCGACGGCGATCCACACCGGGGTGCGGGCCATCAGCAGCAGCTGTCGCTGGAAGATCAGCCAGGTGTCGCGGGCGAGCTTCATCGATGCCTCGACTCGGTTCGGTTCGGTGCGGTCAGGACTGCTGGAGCGAACGGCCGGTCCGGGCCAGGAACACGTCGTCCAGGCTGGGCCGTTGCAGCTGCACGGTGGTCGGCGCCGCGCCCGCGCCCTCCAGGGTGCGCAGGATCTGCGGGATGGCCGTCGCGCCGTTCTCGACGTACAGCCGCAGGCCGCCGCCCTCCTGGGGCTCCAGCCGGTGCAGGTACGGTTCGCCGCGCAGCGCGTCGGCCGCCCTGGCGTCGACGTCGCCGCTGCCGTCGCCGGGCTCCAGCCCGACCAGCAGCACGTCCCCGGCGATCTCGCGCTTGAGCCCGTCCGGGGTGCCCTCGGCGACGATCTCGCCGTGGTCGATGATGGCGACCCGGTCGCACAGGGCGTCCGCCTCGTCCAGGTAGTGCGTGGTGACGAAGACGGTCATGCCCTCGGTGCGCAGCCTGCGGATCTCCTCCCAGACGCGGGTGCGGCTCGGCGGGTCCAGCCCGACCGTGGGCTCGTCCAGGAACAGCACCCGGGGGCTGTGGATCACCCCCAGGGCGATGTCCACCCGTCGGCGCTGCCCGCCGGAGTACGTCCGGCACGGGCGGTCGGCGTAGTCGCCCAGGTCGAACGACTTGAGCGCGGCCTCGGCCTGCTCGCGTGCCCGGGCCTTGCCGCTGCCGTACAGCCGCGCCTGGTGGACCAGCTCCTCGCGGGCGCTGACGGCGTCGGTGGTGCCGCCGCCCTGCGCCACGTAGCCGATCCTGCGGCGCACCCCGGAGGGGTCGGTCCGCAGGTCGGCGCCGGCGATGGTGGCCTCGCCGCCGTCGGGGCGGATCAGCGTGGCCAGCATCCGCAGCGTGGTGGTCTTCCCTGCGCCGTTGGGGCCGAGGAAGCCGAAGATCTCCCCGGCGGGGACGGACAGGTTGATGCCGCGTACGGCGTCAACGGTGGTGGTCTCGCGGCGGTTCCGGGACTGGAAGGACTTGCGCAGTCCCTTGGTCTCGATCAACCAGGGCTCCCGATAAGGGGGGATGGGGCGCCAGAGGCAGCCGGGAAAGTGGTGCCGTGCGCCACCCTAGGGTCTGGGGCGGCTCCGAAACAATGGCCTAGACCAGTAGATTTCTCCGGTTCGGGGCCGCCGCCAGCTGCTCCAGCCGGTCAACTGCGGTGTGTGCGCCGCCGCCTGACCGAAGATCGGCTCCGGTGCGGACAGCTGCCTCGCGGTAGCCGGGATCGTCCAGCACGCTGCGCAGCGCCGCCGCCAGGCCGTCCGGGGCGACCCGGTCGAACGGCACCCGCACCCCCGCCCCGGCGGCCGCCAGCTGCGCCGCCACGAACGGCTGGTCGTGCCGGATCGGCGCGACCACCAGCGGAATCCCGTGGCTGAGCGCCTCGCCCACGGTGTTCATCCCGCCGTGGCAGACCACCGCGTCCAGCAGCCCCCGGGCCATCAGCTCCAGCACCGGGGCCCGCTCCACGGCGACGGCCCGCTCCGGCAGCCGGCCCAGCGCCTGCGGCGGTGCGGCGATCACCGCCTGGACGTCCTCGCCGCACCGGGCCAGCGCCTCGAGCGCCCGGGCGTGGAAGTCCGCGCTCACGTCCGCAGCCAGCGTGCCCATGGTGAGCAGCACGCGCCGGCGCCCCGGCTCCAGCCGCTCCCAGGGGAACCCCGGATCGGCGGGCCGCTCCGCCAGCACCGGCCCGACCAGCGCGTAGTGCGCCGGGAACGGCTCCGCGCCGGTGAGCGCCGGGCCGGTCAGGGCCAGCACCAGCTCCGGCGAGAACCGGGGGTCGACGAACTCCCCGGCCGGCAGGCCCGCCCGCTGCCACAGGCCGCGCAGCTGGTCCTCCATCCACTGCTCGACCCTCGGCAGGGCCCGGAACGGCCGCCCCAGCTCCATCGCCCCGGGCGCCAGACTCGCCCAGCGCAGGCCGTGCCGGTGCGCCACCAGCGCCCCGGCCGGAGTGTGCTGGTCCACCAGCAGCACCTCCGGCCGGTAGTCCTGAACGGCCTGGTCCAGGGCCTTGGCGGTGAACCGGGCGTACGGGACGACGAAGCCCTCCCACAGCGAGCGCACCGCCGCCAGGCCGTGCCCGCCCTGCGCCCGGAACAGCCGGCTGCCGGTCGGCAGGATCTCCGCCTGCGGCCCGAGCAGCGGCCGCAGCACCGGCTCCGAACCGGTCCAGGCCACCTGGTGGCCACGGGCCGCCAGCTCCCGGCCGATGCCCACGGTCGGCAGCACGTGGCCGGTCAACGGGGGCACCACCAGCAGGAACCGGCTCATCGCGGGCCTCCGGCGGCCTGGTCGCCGACCCGCTCGGGGCCGCCGTCCAGGTGGCGTTGCAGGTCGCCGACGGTGAGCGCGATCAGCCCGTCCAGATCCAGTCCGGCCCGCAGCCCGGCCAGATCCGCCCGCGGACCGAACCGCTCGCGCACCAGGCCTGCCAGCAGGGCGAGTTCGGTTTCGTCCAGGCACAGATCGGCGTCCAGCCGGGCGTCGGTGGTGATCCGTGCGGCCCACGCGGGCGGCGCCTGGGCCGCTGTGAGCAGCAGTGCGACCAGGTCCGGACGGACAGGCGCGACGGGGGTGCGGGTTTCGTCCAAGAGAGGCTCCACCTGCTCGACAGCACGGGGGCGGGGCCCGCAGACAGGGCCGGACGCGTCTTGTGCGGCCCGGCGGGCGCGTGAATACTAACCCGCGTGACCGCACTGGAGGCAGTGGCCGTCCACCTTCCCGACACCGCCGTCCCCATCGAGGCGGTCGGCGAGCGGATCGGCCTGACCCCACGTCAACATCAACTCTTCCGACGCTTCCACGGCCTGGATCAGGTGCGCCTGGATCCGGACGGAAGCCTGGCCGACCTGCTCGGAGGCGCCCTGGACGCCCTGCACGACCTGCGCGGACGCGAGCACCGGGTGCGCTTCGTGATCCACGCCCGCAGCATGCCGGTGGCCTCGCCGTACCCGTTGAACCCGCTGCACGACCTGCTGGACCGCTACCGGCTCGGCCACGCCAACGCCTTCACTGTCTCCCACCAGGCTTGCGCCATTGGGCTGTTGGCGATCGACCTGGCTGGT
Proteins encoded in this window:
- a CDS encoding beta-ketoacyl synthase N-terminal-like domain-containing protein → MTGDSTPPARPVVTGLGVLSACGRGLAPLAEATVHGKPAFGAVTRFDVSARRTGRAALLPDAPPLAQAVLTVVGDACRQSGTDGAGTPLLLALHSDLGTAEAVARVADGARRRWGFPGVTRVYTGACVAAGTAVADAAAMVCAGPHRRVVVAAGHLVQPGVFAAFDAGRALSRDGEVRPFSAGRSGTLLGDAAAAVVLERSDDAARRSVPALARIAGWGRSGDAHHVCRPAPDGGGLARAVAAALARAGIAPEEVGYVNANATGSPLADQAEANALRLVFGEFTGRLPVSSTKGVHGHALEASALLELAVTIAALREGTLPVNAGWAGPDEDCRLDLVLDQPRTGRPRYALSLNSAFGGANTALLVAA
- a CDS encoding class I adenylate-forming enzyme family protein; the protein is MGEQHERLAAAGLTAGGTVALRLPPSLGYVAALLAGWQLGAQVALLDYRLTEHEVQAALARLAPQVLVRADRTGPGSLRGFSEAQPVVVPLPDGRPAATPHAVVQLSSGSTGPSKVIGRTAADLLRELDCYRRLPEFPAAGERVVLLSSTVHVLGLVGGLLHSLHTQAPLTVPERMTAAGILAAVAADDRPTTVIGVPFHAELLAGVQAPPPLPQLRRMVVAGELLRPDVPPAFAQRYGVPLGTMYGMTELGVIATDLSGRHHPSVEPVHGMELRERDGELHIRVAASPYLGDTAPDRWSDGWLHTRDAGRVDQVTGLVTVLGRRDSQVSVGGLKVDLTEVEQTLAALPGVREAVVLFADGAIEAFLCTEAQDAGTEADVLERIGERLAAYKRPRSTAFLPALPRTATGKLLRDATALHAAAAAHPAPAAR
- a CDS encoding class I SAM-dependent methyltransferase, with the protein product MSKAQPSFPGWDWDDPDGLSVHLDDFSADVATCDKLEPVGALPANRREFLELGLTGLEFAAFKTAHSQGLGTDLAPLRSPELTSEPGRLYRVDGERSFTQLDISEPLPFADASVDWVYAEHLIEHVTMPVAVGWLREVRRVLRPGGVLRLTTPDLARYLNGYASDDGFLARHRRRLGMLGFGPPMPQRKAFLVNQIFRYYGHQWIYDLDELRHVLVRAGFAAEDVRHCGYRTGLRADVADLDTPFRTDETVYVEADR
- a CDS encoding acyl carrier protein, producing MIRPPLPDRSTVVAMLARYGDRAPESVHESLGSLELTWLIAEFEQAYGIELDLDDERLDAVRSVDDATGLLRVAVEAAGAAQS
- a CDS encoding glycosyltransferase, with the translated sequence MSRFLLVVPPLTGHVLPTVGIGRELAARGHQVAWTGSEPVLRPLLGPQAEILPTGSRLFRAQGGHGLAAVRSLWEGFVVPYARFTAKALDQAVQDYRPEVLLVDQHTPAGALVAHRHGLRWASLAPGAMELGRPFRALPRVEQWMEDQLRGLWQRAGLPAGEFVDPRFSPELVLALTGPALTGAEPFPAHYALVGPVLAERPADPGFPWERLEPGRRRVLLTMGTLAADVSADFHARALEALARCGEDVQAVIAAPPQALGRLPERAVAVERAPVLELMARGLLDAVVCHGGMNTVGEALSHGIPLVVAPIRHDQPFVAAQLAAAGAGVRVPFDRVAPDGLAAALRSVLDDPGYREAAVRTGADLRSGGGAHTAVDRLEQLAAAPNRRNLLV
- a CDS encoding phosphopantetheine-binding protein, giving the protein MQDRIRTFVLATLAEMNYDVSEVTGDTDLGPAGLDLESLALADLSVQVEDEYGVKFDLDEMESTALMTLDEFTADVAARIAAAGGASPAPAASPAPAGSAV
- a CDS encoding ABC transporter permease codes for the protein MKLARDTWLIFQRQLLLMARTPVWIAVGVIQPIFYLLLFAPLLKTVLAPMGATTYAETYQIYVPGLLAVLVIFGGLFTGFSLLGELRAGIIERSRVTPVSRLALLLGRALREVVALLVQAVIITVLALPFGLRVQPVNLLLAYLLLGLLALMTSSVSYGIALLVRSDSALAPVVNTVAQPIALLSGVLLPLALAPHWLQSVARWNPFYWAVQGMRALFSGNGGAPAVWESLVIVVALTVLAVGWSARLFADRVR
- a CDS encoding ATP-binding cassette domain-containing protein codes for the protein MIETKGLRKSFQSRNRRETTTVDAVRGINLSVPAGEIFGFLGPNGAGKTTTLRMLATLIRPDGGEATIAGADLRTDPSGVRRRIGYVAQGGGTTDAVSAREELVHQARLYGSGKARAREQAEAALKSFDLGDYADRPCRTYSGGQRRRVDIALGVIHSPRVLFLDEPTVGLDPPSRTRVWEEIRRLRTEGMTVFVTTHYLDEADALCDRVAIIDHGEIVAEGTPDGLKREIAGDVLLVGLEPGDGSGDVDARAADALRGEPYLHRLEPQEGGGLRLYVENGATAIPQILRTLEGAGAAPTTVQLQRPSLDDVFLARTGRSLQQS